TCGGTTTGGCTGAAATGATGGCGTCAACGAGTTTCTGATCCATTTTTTCTAATGCAATGACGAGTTCGCCATCATTCACCGCATAATACTTGTCTTTCGTTTCTATTTTGTTTGTCAGCAGATAACCGGCTTTGAGGATCAACTCATATAGCATATTTTCCGTTTCACTGCCTTCCTTTACCGGATTCGTAAAAGCGTCTAACTGATTCTCTAAATTTTCTTCCGTGACTTCAGCGCCTCGCCAGATCTTGAAATTGGATGATGAGA
This region of Candidatus Marinimicrobia bacterium CG08_land_8_20_14_0_20_45_22 genomic DNA includes:
- a CDS encoding site-specific DNA-methyltransferase; translation: SSSNFKIWRGAEVTEENLENQLDAFTNPVKEGSETENMLYELILKAGYLLTNKIETKDKYYAVNDGELVIALEKMDQKLVDAIISAKPKKVITLDKLFTGNDQLKTNTVLQMCDNEIDFRTI